The genomic stretch GCTTCACATATTCTTCGCCGTGGTCTAAATCCACCGGACTACGTCGTCCAAACGAAATGCCTGGAATCATCAAGTTGTAGCTATTTATTAACTGCTTAAACTCCTCAAAGCGAGCCTGGCTGAGCGTCGAAATGTTTACCCAGTCATCGATTGGGTCGATTGATCGAAATCCCAGCGCAATCACCTGCTCTATCTGATCCGCCCAAACAGAGACTGAGGCATCGTTGATTGGTGTACCGTCATCCGCTTTCGCCCCGAAGTTCATCTTGCATGCAATGGGCCAATTCTCTGCGGTATACATATGTCTCCCCTCATTGGGATATCGAAGATGACAACAACTTTGCTTCGCTGCGAAGTTGTTGCATTGCAACACCAAACTGCTGCAACTCTTATTTTTCTATATTCTATATCCTATAGGATTTTTGAAGCAAGGGGTTTTCACGATTTAATATGTTATTTTTCGCCAGAGACCGCTTAGAGAATAAAAATCTCTGAGCCGCACCAGAGCAGGCGCGGCTCAGAGACTGACAATCAGCAACCCTAAGCTAGCTCTATAAAAGGCGTTATAGCGTCCACTATGAGCGAGAATGAGACGGCGCCGGGGTCGGGCACACCGAGGGCTTTTTCCCCGTGCGAGCGAGCTCGTCCCAAACCAGGCATCATGTCCTTCGAATCTTCCGCACCCCTCTTTGCAGCTTGGACGGCGAGCCGCCAAGCGCTGGCGATGTCACCATTATCTGCATTTAGGGTCTCGACGAACGGCGCAATGGCGTCGACCATCGTCTTGTCACCGACTTTGGCGCCACCTTGGCTGACAATTTTGTCTAGCGCAGCTTTTACACCGGCACGCAAATTTTCGGCCTTGAAACCGTCTTGATCACCGAAGGTTGCACCTAGCTCCCGCAACATCGACCCCCACAATGCGCCCGAAGTGCCACCCGCACCGTCTTGCCAAGCATCACCGGCTCGACGCAAAACACTTCCCGCCCCAGCCTCAGCTTTAACCGCCTGCAGAGCCGCATTCATCGCTGCGCGAGACCCGTTTTGCATCCCAATTCCATGATCACCATCACCGGCGATTGAATCGATGCGACCCAACTCGCTAGCGTTTTCATCAACAGTTTTAGCCAACGCTTCTAGGGCTTTTGCAACCACGGCAGCCAGTGACTTTGACTGATCGCTAGCATTAGCGGCTTGGGTCTCGCGAAGCTCAGCTCGCCCATAACTAGCTTCATCGACACTCACTAAATCGGCATTCGCTTCACCAACCGAGTAGGCAGGCGATTGCGCCGGAGCAAACCATAATTTCTCTAGCTCATCATCAAGCACCATCAACGTCAACGACACGCCGGCCATCTCGAAACTTGTGCAGAACTCACCGACCTTAGAATCAGCGATTTCAACACCAGCTTTTTCCAACTTTTCGCGCACATACAAATAAACCACGAACATTTCGTCGTTCTTGAATGCGCCCAGTCCGTTAACCACAACAACGACGCGCATGCCCTTAGCGTCACCATTTGCTGCCTCCGCAAGCAGCTTGCTGACCAGTAAATCTGCAAGTCCTTCAGGTGTCGGGATGTCTGCCTCGTCAAGACCAGGTTCGCCGTGGATTCCCAAACCGATAGCCATCTTGCCTTGCGGCACTTCAAATAACGGCTCCTTAGCACCCGGCAAAGTGCAACCCGTAAAGGCCACACCCAATGAGTAGGTATTGGCGTTAGCCCGTTTCGCAAGGGCATATACACTGTCTAAATCACAGCCCGCAGCCGCAGCGGCACCGGCAACCTTAAAGACACACAAGTCCCCCGCTATTCCACGACGCTTTTCCTTTTCTTCCGGCGGTGCCGAATATATATCGTCGGCCACCCTAACAGTCCGCACCGGAATACCATCAGCCTCTAGGCGCTCGGCGGCTGCATCAAATTGCAGCTTGTCGCCCGCATAGTTTCCGTAGCTAAGAAAGACACCGCGCCCCTGCTCGACCGCTCGCGAAACTGATTCCACTTGATGCGCACTTGGGGAAGCAAAGATATTTCCTAGTACCGCGCCATGTGCCAGGCCAGGACCGACCAATCCCGCGAACGCCGGATAGTGCCCCGAGCCGCCACCGATAACAACGGCCACTTGGTCATCGCTACTTCTCGTCGTCCGGACGACGCCACCACTGACAGGGTGAACCTCGCTCTCATGCGCTAAAGCAAACCCTTTTGCGGCTTGGGCAGCGAAAGTTGCAGAATCATTCAGCAAGAAAGTCATTCTAAACTCCTCAACAGTGAGGGATATATCAAATCAATATCCAATATCCTATAGGATTTGCACAACGCCTACAAGGCTTTGCACCTACTCACCATTTTAGAGCGCGAGAGACACTAGCGTTGGAGTTTCAATAAATCCGGTTGACCGGTTTGCTCTAGCGGCCAAGCACGTTTACAAAACACACCACGCTGCATGAATAAGCTTTGAACACCAACTGTAATTCTTCGCAAAAAGTAAGATAGGGGTCTTGAATAACAAATGCGACACATCTACAAAAGCGCGCTAAAACCCGCATCTAGCGATGTTAACAGCACACGATGCCGACAATAAACCAAGTTAGGAATACATTTCATATGAGAACAAAACAGCACTATGTCAAATGTACACGTTCTACAAGTTCTTTCGCGCGAATGGGATTCTCTGCGAAACACCGAATCGCCTCTAAAATATTGTCTTTGTTCATAGAATCAGATAAAAAGGATAATCTAGTGGTTAAAAGAAACCCTTTTTTCCAAGAATCGTTAAATAATTCCAACCACGGATAGGTTTTTCTAACCTCAGCATTGCTAACACAATCCTTACGAACCGGCATGCCAGAGAGTATGGTCAGTTTATTAGCAACAAGCGGACTGGTTATCCAATGAATAAACTTCCCGGAAAGTTCAGGCGCCTTCGAGTCAGAAAGGATTCCTAATACATATAGGTCGTTTACCGAAGTACTGGCAGGCATATATGAAAAATACGTTTTATCTATCAGTTCAGAAAACGACGTAGAATTCAACGCTGAAGAAGAACTAGTGTCGATGATAGCTAATGGCGATTTATTAAAAATATACTTTTCAAATGAAGCCGAATGCATCTCATCATAAAACAGATCAAACCTAAAGACGGTCGCACAAATACGAACACAGTTAAAAATAACGGAATGATCGATTTCGTCTCCATTCGAATAGGCTGAGAGCAACCAACCAAATTCCTGCCAAAAACTAGAAGAACCCAATGCTGAAAAGAAATTGCCTCCAACCAATTGATTGGAACTCATATCAGACAATTCGTCAAGCGTTGCGGAGATGTCCAACAGATCGTTGAGAGAGACCGGATGTTTGAAAGGCTTCTGACCAAGAACACTAAGATGTTTTTTTATCCAAGACTTATTAAATATCTCATTTCTCATAAAAAGGAGCTGAGTACTCGCATAAAATCCGAATAAAAATACATCA from Vaginimicrobium propionicum encodes the following:
- a CDS encoding dihydroxyacetone kinase family protein, which codes for MTFLLNDSATFAAQAAKGFALAHESEVHPVSGGVVRTTRSSDDQVAVVIGGGSGHYPAFAGLVGPGLAHGAVLGNIFASPSAHQVESVSRAVEQGRGVFLSYGNYAGDKLQFDAAAERLEADGIPVRTVRVADDIYSAPPEEKEKRRGIAGDLCVFKVAGAAAAAGCDLDSVYALAKRANANTYSLGVAFTGCTLPGAKEPLFEVPQGKMAIGLGIHGEPGLDEADIPTPEGLADLLVSKLLAEAANGDAKGMRVVVVVNGLGAFKNDEMFVVYLYVREKLEKAGVEIADSKVGEFCTSFEMAGVSLTLMVLDDELEKLWFAPAQSPAYSVGEANADLVSVDEASYGRAELRETQAANASDQSKSLAAVVAKALEALAKTVDENASELGRIDSIAGDGDHGIGMQNGSRAAMNAALQAVKAEAGAGSVLRRAGDAWQDGAGGTSGALWGSMLRELGATFGDQDGFKAENLRAGVKAALDKIVSQGGAKVGDKTMVDAIAPFVETLNADNGDIASAWRLAVQAAKRGAEDSKDMMPGLGRARSHGEKALGVPDPGAVSFSLIVDAITPFIELA